In Pseudomonas sp. ADAK18, a single window of DNA contains:
- a CDS encoding phosphatidylserine decarboxylase family protein yields the protein MAQFDRSTASSKHPSTPPRVESTRSNLLTLDNAGPVQMGFWVPNRVWATAKFLVPLRDFIAAKKKAGTLTPMRPQLIEFKRWVTTNSVYRMWVMSMIDQSNAYVLTLDPETLEQIKDQDGDAVWIKDYDSFFEILNEIVTTSSSFNATAQVGTPMNAFLAISMATEAGVAVFHDETFNQQFKKVLDTWNTFLKSPESLDKLDINDPEKEGSWISEAAWAAGVWDQMECDPQKPGYGFDSWNAFFIRTFVPGARPFQGDPLTQIDIGCETTPWQYENNIAFETDFWIKDVNYSLLDLFAGQAQWAEPFAGGQIYQGFLSATHYHRWNAPLDGTILRSWVQPGTYFAQRPAQGEGEGTWEGTESQPYLGHVAARAIFIFEHATCGYVALICIGMVEVSTCIIEPQFIVNEGSAPVTITRGTEIGHFEFGGSTHMMVFQKDRVRLEQWAIDAVAHQNDPQPTAMGTVIATALDTQKKGR from the coding sequence ATGGCTCAATTCGATCGTTCCACCGCCTCGTCTAAACACCCGTCAACCCCGCCCCGTGTAGAGAGCACTCGATCCAACCTCCTCACCCTCGATAACGCCGGCCCTGTGCAGATGGGGTTCTGGGTGCCCAACCGGGTGTGGGCCACCGCCAAGTTCCTGGTGCCCCTGCGCGACTTCATCGCCGCCAAGAAGAAAGCCGGCACGCTCACGCCGATGCGCCCGCAACTCATCGAATTCAAGCGCTGGGTGACCACCAACAGCGTGTACCGCATGTGGGTGATGTCGATGATCGACCAGTCCAATGCCTACGTCCTGACCCTGGACCCCGAGACCCTGGAACAGATCAAGGACCAGGACGGCGACGCCGTGTGGATCAAGGACTACGACAGTTTCTTCGAGATACTCAACGAAATCGTCACCACCTCTTCCTCGTTCAATGCCACCGCGCAGGTCGGTACGCCGATGAACGCCTTCCTGGCCATTTCCATGGCCACTGAAGCCGGCGTGGCGGTGTTTCACGACGAGACGTTCAACCAGCAATTCAAGAAGGTGCTGGACACCTGGAACACCTTCCTCAAAAGCCCCGAATCCCTCGACAAACTGGATATCAACGATCCCGAGAAAGAAGGCTCGTGGATTTCCGAGGCCGCCTGGGCCGCCGGTGTGTGGGACCAGATGGAGTGCGACCCGCAGAAGCCGGGTTATGGCTTCGATTCCTGGAACGCGTTTTTCATCCGCACATTCGTGCCCGGTGCGCGGCCTTTCCAGGGCGACCCACTGACCCAGATCGACATTGGCTGTGAGACCACGCCATGGCAATACGAAAACAATATCGCCTTCGAGACCGACTTCTGGATCAAGGACGTCAACTATTCGCTGCTGGATCTTTTTGCCGGCCAGGCACAATGGGCAGAGCCGTTTGCAGGCGGCCAGATCTATCAGGGATTTTTGTCCGCCACCCACTACCACCGCTGGAACGCGCCGCTGGACGGCACCATCCTGCGCTCATGGGTACAACCGGGCACTTACTTCGCCCAACGCCCGGCTCAGGGTGAAGGTGAAGGCACTTGGGAAGGTACCGAGTCGCAGCCCTATCTGGGACATGTGGCGGCTCGCGCTATCTTTATTTTCGAGCACGCCACCTGTGGTTATGTGGCATTGATTTGCATCGGCATGGTCGAGGTGTCGACCTGCATCATCGAGCCGCAGTTTATCGTCAACGAAGGCAGTGCCCCGGTGACGATCACTCGCGGTACGGAAATCGGCCACTTCGAGTTCGGTGGTTCGACCCACATGATGGTGTTCCAGAAAGATCGGGTGCGCCTTGAGCAATGGGCGATTGATGCGGTGGCCCACCAGAACGATCCGCAACCGACCGCCATGGGGACGGTGATTGCTACGGCGTTGGATACGCAAAAGAAAGGTCGCTAA
- a CDS encoding LuxR C-terminal-related transcriptional regulator translates to MTVFAQQLQDIECLAFKVSPAPQLITSHRAILDCNEAFLQLFGYQRDELLNQLTLLIYPSQADYHAIGKRSLDWLHNSPSDSYSDERFMQHKNGEVFWAKSHGYTLTPDDPFKLMVWHFERLNRTHHGTGDLTPREREIAMLIVNGLKSKEIAKQLEISHRTVEVHRARLMKKMQAKNIVELVSKIIFVS, encoded by the coding sequence ATGACCGTCTTTGCACAACAACTCCAAGACATCGAATGCCTGGCGTTCAAGGTGTCGCCCGCCCCGCAACTGATCACCAGCCACCGGGCGATACTCGACTGCAATGAAGCCTTCCTGCAGTTGTTCGGCTATCAGCGCGACGAGCTGCTCAATCAGTTGACCCTGCTGATCTACCCCTCCCAAGCCGACTACCACGCCATCGGCAAGCGCAGCCTCGACTGGTTGCACAACAGCCCCAGCGACTCCTATTCCGATGAGCGCTTCATGCAACACAAGAACGGCGAGGTGTTCTGGGCCAAGTCCCATGGCTACACCCTGACCCCGGACGACCCGTTCAAGCTGATGGTCTGGCACTTCGAGCGCCTGAACCGCACGCACCACGGCACCGGCGACCTCACACCCCGGGAACGGGAAATCGCGATGCTCATCGTCAACGGGCTGAAGTCCAAGGAAATCGCTAAACAACTGGAAATCTCCCACCGCACCGTGGAAGTCCACCGGGCGCGCCTGATGAAGAAAATGCAGGCGAAAAACATTGTCGAGTTGGTGTCGAAGATCATTTTTGTCAGCTGA
- a CDS encoding acetyl-CoA acetyltransferase, with protein sequence MPVDCVSIVAAGHSRFGRLDGAKLEDLIVQVTREALADAAIDASEIDALFLGHFNSGMVPDGFPASLMLQADPGLRFKPATRCENACASGSAAIQAGINAILSGSAELVLVVGAEKMTGNSTAEVTRALAGAGYQNDAAEAGLSFPQLFGMASRQYAERYHCPMASMAAIATKNHSNAMANPLAQMRKVMDFEHCNNVSQSNPYVADSLRLTDCSLISDGAAAIILASPKRARLFRRDVQIRTMAQVNDFLPIAQRDILAFDGPQRAIHSALRGANVTLADLSFAEVHDCFTIAELLIYEAMGLAPKGEGHRALDSGVVRAGGRLPVNLSGGLKAKGHPVGATGVSMHALAFRQLTGEPIGLSVPNPEFGLVFNMGGMAVANYASVLQVRRS encoded by the coding sequence ATGCCTGTTGATTGCGTATCGATTGTTGCTGCCGGTCACTCCCGTTTTGGCCGCCTGGACGGTGCCAAGCTGGAAGATCTGATCGTCCAGGTTACCCGCGAGGCCCTGGCGGACGCGGCCATTGACGCCTCGGAGATCGATGCGCTGTTTCTCGGGCACTTCAACTCGGGGATGGTCCCTGACGGTTTTCCCGCCTCGCTGATGCTGCAAGCCGATCCCGGCCTGCGGTTCAAGCCGGCCACCCGCTGTGAGAACGCCTGTGCCTCGGGTTCGGCGGCGATTCAGGCGGGGATCAACGCAATTCTCTCCGGCTCAGCCGAACTGGTACTGGTGGTGGGCGCGGAAAAGATGACCGGCAACTCCACCGCCGAGGTCACCCGGGCGCTGGCCGGTGCCGGTTACCAGAATGATGCGGCCGAAGCCGGCTTGAGTTTCCCGCAGTTGTTCGGCATGGCCTCGCGGCAGTACGCCGAGCGCTACCATTGCCCGATGGCTTCAATGGCGGCCATCGCCACCAAGAACCACTCCAATGCCATGGCCAATCCTTTGGCGCAGATGCGCAAGGTCATGGATTTTGAGCATTGCAACAACGTCTCTCAGAGCAACCCGTATGTGGCGGACTCCCTGCGCCTGACGGATTGCTCATTGATCAGCGACGGTGCCGCCGCCATCATCCTGGCCTCGCCCAAGCGTGCCCGGCTGTTTCGGCGTGACGTGCAGATTCGTACGATGGCCCAGGTCAACGATTTCCTGCCGATTGCCCAGCGCGACATCCTTGCGTTTGACGGCCCGCAGCGGGCGATTCACTCGGCCTTGCGCGGGGCCAATGTGACCCTGGCAGACCTGAGTTTTGCCGAAGTCCACGACTGCTTCACCATCGCTGAACTGCTGATCTACGAAGCCATGGGCCTGGCGCCCAAGGGCGAAGGGCATCGGGCGTTGGATTCCGGTGTGGTGCGCGCTGGCGGGCGCTTGCCGGTGAACCTGTCCGGCGGGCTCAAGGCCAAAGGGCATCCGGTGGGCGCCACTGGAGTCTCGATGCATGCCCTGGCGTTTCGTCAATTGACGGGGGAGCCCATTGGCCTGTCGGTGCCCAACCCCGAGTTCGGCCTGGTGTTCAATATGGGTGGGATGGCGGTCGCCAACTATGCCTCGGTGCTGCAAGTACGCCGGAGCTGA
- a CDS encoding class I adenylate-forming enzyme family protein gives MNIANWLHDTSRRYPQRPALFEGARQIADYATFATRVRQRAAHLMDVHGIVPGDHVALLMKNCCEYLELLYAIWWVGAVAVPVNSKLHPGEAAWIAENAEARLIFTDGGQVFSSQGLPAECRELDGRTPPDSAGDSGLEFPCIRQDHDLAWLFYTSGTTGRSKGVMLSHGNLIAMSLCYATDVDPVNAGDAAVYAAPMSHGAGLYNFIHVRCGARHVVPESRGFDAVELFGLAAELGNVSLFAAPTMVKRMVEQARRQEYAGEGIKTIVYGGGPMYLADLMDAVESFGPRLVQIYGQGESPMTISVLPRELIADRQRSDWATLAGSVGQAQSCVEIRILDATHSPVPCGERGEIAVRGATVMQGYWHNETATRQTLVDGWLLTGDIGFMDPAGYLTLTDRSKDVIITGGSNVYPREVEEVLAQHPDVFEVCVVGEPDAQWGESVVAFVVSRDAQALNEALLNAWFIERMASFKKPKKYLFRSDLPKNSYGKVLKTQLRQWLKDTSITAVP, from the coding sequence ATGAACATCGCCAATTGGCTGCACGATACCAGCCGCCGTTACCCGCAACGCCCGGCGCTGTTTGAAGGCGCCCGCCAAATCGCCGACTACGCCACCTTTGCCACCCGCGTTCGTCAACGTGCCGCGCACCTGATGGACGTTCACGGCATTGTGCCGGGCGACCATGTGGCGCTGTTGATGAAGAACTGTTGTGAATACCTGGAACTGCTCTACGCCATCTGGTGGGTCGGTGCAGTGGCGGTGCCGGTCAACAGCAAGCTGCACCCTGGCGAAGCCGCCTGGATCGCCGAAAATGCCGAGGCCCGGTTGATCTTTACCGACGGCGGCCAGGTGTTTTCATCCCAGGGTTTACCCGCCGAATGCCGCGAGTTGGACGGACGAACGCCGCCGGACAGCGCCGGCGATTCAGGGCTGGAATTCCCCTGCATTCGTCAGGATCACGACCTGGCGTGGCTGTTCTACACCTCCGGCACCACCGGGCGGTCCAAGGGCGTGATGCTGTCCCACGGCAACCTGATCGCCATGTCGCTGTGCTACGCCACGGACGTGGACCCGGTCAACGCCGGGGACGCCGCGGTGTATGCCGCGCCGATGTCCCATGGCGCCGGTCTCTACAACTTTATCCATGTGCGCTGCGGCGCACGCCATGTGGTCCCTGAGTCCCGTGGTTTTGATGCCGTCGAGCTGTTCGGGCTGGCGGCGGAGCTGGGTAATGTCTCGTTGTTCGCCGCGCCGACCATGGTCAAGCGCATGGTGGAACAGGCGCGTCGCCAGGAATACGCAGGCGAGGGGATCAAGACCATTGTCTACGGCGGCGGCCCGATGTACCTGGCCGACCTGATGGATGCCGTCGAAAGCTTTGGCCCGCGCCTGGTGCAGATCTATGGCCAGGGCGAGAGCCCGATGACCATCAGTGTCTTGCCACGCGAACTGATCGCTGACCGGCAACGGTCGGATTGGGCCACGCTGGCGGGGTCTGTTGGGCAGGCGCAATCCTGCGTGGAAATCCGCATTCTGGATGCAACCCACAGCCCTGTGCCTTGCGGCGAGCGCGGAGAAATCGCCGTGCGTGGCGCCACCGTGATGCAGGGCTATTGGCATAACGAAACAGCCACCCGCCAGACCCTGGTGGATGGGTGGCTATTGACCGGCGACATCGGCTTTATGGACCCGGCCGGCTACCTGACGCTCACCGATCGCTCCAAGGATGTGATCATCACCGGCGGCAGCAATGTGTACCCCCGGGAAGTCGAGGAAGTGCTGGCGCAGCACCCCGATGTGTTTGAAGTCTGCGTGGTCGGTGAGCCGGATGCGCAGTGGGGCGAGTCAGTGGTAGCCTTTGTGGTTTCCCGGGACGCACAGGCGCTCAATGAAGCGCTGCTCAACGCCTGGTTTATCGAGCGCATGGCCTCGTTCAAAAAACCCAAGAAGTACCTGTTTCGTAGCGATTTGCCGAAGAACAGCTACGGCAAGGTTCTCAAGACACAATTGCGGCAGTGGTTGAAAGACACGAGCATTACCGCCGTTCCCTGA
- a CDS encoding MFS transporter yields MGIQQQDTARKRRRAFIGATSGHLIEWYDYGVYGFLAVYIGQAFFVSDDPTTSLLASFAAFALSFFIRPLGGLFFGPLADKIGRRKTLITVLVMMTGSTCLLGLLPTYASIGIAAPILLVLVRCVQGFSAGGEIGTVTSFISEYAGPGRRGFATCWLMVTAVLGLLVGGAVANGMTWILGAELMQEWAWRIPFLIAAPLGMISMYIRLKLEDSPEFLALQRAGQTSRAPLREVWQWKRAIALVFFIITLHSSIFYLVLTFASTYMSKILKFESGTTLLYVFVASFSAAFVMPFGGAFTDKYGRKPFLLVIGTLATLAMFWLFKSAPTATATSFFFPLMAVAILFGLYASSTYALMSELLPTRIRSTGIAVAYNVPVAVFGGSAPLISTWLIKATGDITSPWYFYVGTGVVSLIALVILRKEDFVAIGSAVVTPVDGRGELGLAPASPVS; encoded by the coding sequence ATGGGCATTCAACAGCAGGACACGGCCCGCAAGCGGCGCCGTGCGTTTATCGGTGCCACCTCCGGTCACCTGATCGAGTGGTACGACTACGGCGTCTATGGTTTTCTCGCCGTGTACATCGGCCAGGCTTTCTTCGTTTCCGACGACCCCACCACCAGCCTGCTGGCGAGCTTCGCCGCCTTTGCCCTGAGCTTTTTCATCCGACCTCTGGGTGGGCTGTTCTTCGGCCCGCTGGCGGACAAGATCGGCCGGCGCAAGACCCTGATCACTGTGCTGGTGATGATGACCGGTTCGACCTGCCTGCTGGGTCTGTTGCCGACCTACGCCAGCATTGGGATCGCCGCGCCCATCCTGTTGGTACTGGTGCGTTGCGTGCAGGGCTTCTCGGCGGGTGGTGAAATCGGCACGGTGACCAGCTTCATCTCCGAATACGCCGGCCCCGGTCGACGTGGGTTCGCTACCTGCTGGCTGATGGTGACGGCGGTACTCGGCCTGCTGGTCGGGGGCGCCGTGGCCAACGGCATGACCTGGATCCTCGGCGCCGAGCTGATGCAAGAGTGGGCCTGGCGCATTCCGTTCCTGATCGCCGCGCCCTTGGGCATGATCTCCATGTACATCCGCCTCAAGCTGGAAGACAGCCCCGAGTTTCTTGCCTTGCAGCGCGCAGGACAGACCTCCCGGGCGCCACTGCGGGAAGTCTGGCAGTGGAAACGGGCGATTGCCCTGGTGTTCTTCATCATCACCCTGCACAGCTCGATCTTCTATCTGGTACTGACCTTCGCCTCGACCTATATGTCGAAAATCCTCAAGTTCGAAAGCGGCACCACGCTGCTCTACGTGTTTGTCGCCAGTTTTTCGGCGGCCTTTGTGATGCCGTTTGGTGGCGCGTTTACCGACAAGTACGGGCGTAAGCCGTTCTTGCTGGTGATTGGTACGCTGGCCACGTTGGCGATGTTTTGGCTGTTCAAGTCAGCCCCGACGGCGACGGCCACCTCGTTCTTCTTCCCGCTGATGGCGGTGGCGATCCTGTTCGGGCTGTACGCTTCGTCGACCTACGCGCTGATGAGTGAACTGCTGCCCACACGCATCCGCTCCACCGGTATTGCCGTGGCCTACAACGTCCCGGTGGCGGTATTCGGTGGCAGTGCGCCGCTGATTTCCACCTGGCTGATCAAGGCCACCGGCGACATCACGTCGCCCTGGTACTTTTATGTAGGCACGGGCGTGGTGTCGCTGATCGCCCTGGTGATTTTGCGCAAGGAAGATTTTGTGGCCATTGGCAGTGCGGTGGTAACGCCTGTGGATGGGCGAGGGGAGTTGGGACTGGCACCAGCTTCGCCCGTCAGTTAA
- a CDS encoding cupin domain-containing protein — MTRPRAILGIALALATFTNLCHAEDKQPPQNWQAGLHRTDLTRGDLDVAGREVIQVRVDFDPGVTSPKHAHPGVEVAHVLAGTFEYQLDGRPTVILKAGDSLLIPAGIAHVAKNVGATKGSELATYIVKKDLPLVVLEK, encoded by the coding sequence ATGACTCGTCCCCGTGCCATCCTCGGTATCGCCTTGGCCCTTGCCACCTTCACGAACCTGTGCCATGCCGAAGACAAACAACCACCGCAAAACTGGCAGGCCGGGCTGCACCGTACTGACCTGACGCGGGGCGACCTTGATGTAGCCGGTCGCGAAGTGATCCAGGTGCGTGTGGATTTCGATCCGGGCGTAACGTCGCCCAAGCATGCTCACCCTGGGGTCGAAGTGGCCCACGTACTGGCGGGCACGTTCGAGTATCAGCTTGATGGACGGCCTACGGTCATCCTCAAAGCCGGTGATTCGTTGCTGATTCCAGCGGGCATTGCTCATGTGGCGAAGAATGTCGGTGCCACCAAGGGATCGGAACTGGCGACCTATATCGTCAAGAAAGACCTGCCATTGGTGGTACTGGAGAAATAA
- a CDS encoding ABC transporter substrate-binding protein yields the protein MKPTPFKRSALTLLTTSLAAISALLSPGAQAEGKISIAQQFGIGYLILDVVRDQHLIEKQGKAQGLDIQVEWNSISGATAMNESLLAGALDVVSAGVPPMLTLWDRTKGKQNVKAIASLGSMPNYLLTNNPNVKSLKDFTEKDRIAVPAAGVGFQSRTLQIETAKQFGNDQYKKFDDISISLAHPDATAALIAGGSEINAHFSSPPFQYQELLNPKVHKVLSSYDILGGQATFNVLYTTQKFHDENPKTYKAFYDALAEAEQIIKADKPAAAQAYIRVEQSKLPLALVEKIVEDPEIDFTIVPQRTFIYAEKLQELGVLKNKAGSWKDYFFEEAHGGEGS from the coding sequence ATGAAACCGACTCCCTTCAAGCGTTCCGCGCTGACCCTCCTGACCACTTCCCTTGCCGCCATCAGTGCACTGCTCAGCCCCGGTGCCCAGGCCGAAGGCAAGATCAGCATCGCCCAGCAGTTTGGTATCGGTTACCTGATCCTCGATGTGGTGCGTGACCAGCACTTGATCGAGAAGCAGGGCAAGGCGCAGGGCCTGGATATCCAGGTGGAATGGAACAGTATCTCCGGCGCCACCGCGATGAACGAATCGCTGTTGGCCGGTGCGCTGGACGTGGTGTCGGCAGGCGTGCCGCCGATGCTCACCCTGTGGGACCGCACCAAGGGCAAACAGAACGTCAAGGCCATTGCTTCCCTGGGGTCGATGCCCAACTACCTGCTGACCAACAACCCGAACGTGAAGAGCCTCAAGGACTTTACCGAAAAGGACCGTATCGCCGTGCCCGCCGCCGGCGTTGGTTTCCAGTCACGCACGCTGCAGATTGAAACGGCCAAGCAGTTCGGCAATGACCAGTACAAGAAATTCGACGACATTTCCATCAGCCTGGCGCACCCGGATGCGACGGCTGCGCTGATTGCCGGTGGTTCGGAGATCAACGCGCACTTTTCCAGCCCGCCGTTCCAGTACCAGGAACTGTTGAATCCCAAGGTGCACAAAGTGCTCAGTTCCTACGACATCCTAGGCGGCCAGGCCACGTTCAACGTGCTGTACACCACACAGAAGTTCCACGACGAAAACCCGAAGACCTACAAGGCGTTTTATGACGCCCTGGCTGAGGCCGAGCAGATCATCAAGGCTGACAAACCGGCCGCGGCCCAGGCGTATATCCGTGTCGAGCAATCGAAACTGCCGTTGGCGCTGGTGGAGAAAATCGTCGAAGACCCGGAAATCGACTTCACCATCGTGCCCCAGCGCACCTTTATCTACGCCGAGAAACTGCAGGAGCTGGGGGTGTTGAAGAACAAGGCGGGCAGTTGGAAGGATTATTTCTTTGAAGAGGCCCATGGGGGTGAGGGGAGCTGA
- a CDS encoding helix-turn-helix transcriptional regulator has translation MPPKGHEKAVRRSIPGLSSLPRPVYGRTESLPNRALTRRHSHPWVQLSYAISGVLEIQTSVGRFVAPPQRAVWIPAGMPHRVFSSPHTEMRSLYLDCSVTAWAAERCQVLAVSSLLRELIRSFSELPVEYVEDGPQGRLAQVVLDQLAAAPKVDLMLPLPHDSRLRQIYRSLDQHPEQQTTLGQWSQKLEVSEKTLSRLFLSDTGLTFRAWRQRLRLLSALPALEQGDRVTDVALACGYESTSAFIAAFRQQFDATPGEFFR, from the coding sequence ATGCCGCCTAAAGGACATGAGAAAGCCGTCCGCCGCAGTATTCCCGGGCTATCCAGCTTGCCGCGCCCGGTGTATGGGCGCACTGAATCATTGCCCAACCGTGCCCTGACCCGTCGTCACAGTCATCCGTGGGTGCAGTTGTCCTACGCCATCTCCGGGGTACTGGAGATCCAGACCAGTGTCGGACGTTTCGTCGCGCCGCCGCAACGGGCGGTATGGATTCCGGCCGGGATGCCACACCGGGTGTTCAGTTCGCCCCATACCGAAATGCGCAGTCTGTATCTGGATTGCAGTGTCACCGCCTGGGCCGCCGAGCGTTGTCAGGTGTTGGCCGTCAGCAGCCTGCTGCGCGAGTTGATTCGCAGTTTCAGCGAGTTGCCGGTGGAGTACGTCGAGGATGGCCCCCAAGGTCGGCTGGCCCAGGTGGTGCTGGATCAACTGGCCGCCGCGCCGAAGGTCGACTTGATGCTGCCACTGCCCCATGACAGTCGTCTGCGGCAGATCTACCGCAGCCTGGACCAGCACCCGGAGCAACAGACCACCTTGGGCCAGTGGAGCCAGAAGCTGGAAGTGAGTGAGAAAACCCTGAGCCGTCTGTTCCTCAGTGATACCGGGCTGACGTTCAGGGCATGGCGTCAGCGCTTGCGTCTATTAAGTGCCCTGCCCGCGCTGGAACAAGGTGACCGGGTAACTGACGTGGCATTGGCCTGTGGCTACGAATCGACTTCAGCGTTTATCGCTGCATTCCGGCAACAGTTCGACGCCACGCCGGGGGAGTTTTTCCGCTAG
- a CDS encoding bile acid:sodium symporter family protein has protein sequence MTRPRFLPDNFTLTLIGTVIFASLLPVSGQASVAFGWLTNLAIALLFFLHGAKLSRQAIVAGAGHWRLHLLVFSLTFVLFPLLGLALKPVLSPLIGKDLYMGMLYLCALPATVQSAIAFTSLARGNIPAAICSAAASSLFGIFLTPLLVTLLLNVHGDGGSTVDAILKISVQLLLPFIAGQIARRWIGEWVGRNKTWLKFVDQGSILLVVYGAFSEAVNEGIWHQIPLWELGGLVVACCVLLALVLVASTVLGKAFGFSQEDRITILFCGSKKSLATGVPMAQVLFAGATMGVLILPLMLFHQIQLMVCAALAQRYAQRPESIPELMGQVDP, from the coding sequence ATGACCCGCCCGCGCTTTTTGCCTGATAACTTCACCCTGACCCTGATTGGCACGGTGATTTTCGCCTCGTTGTTGCCCGTCAGCGGCCAGGCCTCTGTGGCCTTTGGCTGGCTGACCAACCTGGCCATCGCGCTGCTGTTTTTCCTGCATGGTGCCAAGCTGTCGCGCCAGGCCATCGTCGCCGGCGCCGGTCATTGGCGCCTGCACCTGCTGGTGTTCAGCCTGACTTTCGTGTTGTTTCCACTGCTGGGCCTGGCGCTCAAGCCGGTGCTGTCGCCGCTGATTGGCAAAGACCTGTACATGGGCATGCTTTACCTGTGTGCACTGCCGGCCACGGTGCAATCGGCGATTGCCTTTACCTCCCTGGCCCGGGGCAATATCCCGGCGGCGATTTGCAGCGCGGCGGCGTCCAGCCTGTTCGGGATCTTCCTGACACCGTTGCTGGTGACCTTGCTGCTGAATGTCCATGGCGATGGCGGTTCCACCGTTGATGCGATCCTGAAAATCAGCGTGCAATTGCTGCTGCCGTTTATTGCCGGGCAGATTGCTCGGCGCTGGATCGGTGAATGGGTGGGCCGCAACAAGACCTGGCTGAAGTTCGTCGATCAGGGCTCGATTCTGTTGGTGGTTTACGGTGCGTTCAGTGAAGCAGTGAATGAAGGCATCTGGCACCAGATTCCTCTGTGGGAGCTGGGCGGGCTGGTGGTGGCGTGCTGCGTACTGCTGGCATTGGTGCTGGTGGCGTCGACGGTGTTGGGCAAGGCCTTTGGTTTTAGTCAGGAAGACCGTATCACCATTCTGTTTTGTGGTTCGAAGAAAAGCCTGGCAACCGGGGTGCCCATGGCGCAGGTGTTGTTTGCGGGAGCGACCATGGGCGTGCTGATCCTGCCATTGATGCTGTTTCACCAGATTCAGTTGATGGTATGCGCGGCGTTGGCGCAGCGCTATGCCCAGCGGCCGGAGTCGATTCCTGAGTTGATGGGGCAGGTGGATCCCTGA
- a CDS encoding type 1 fimbrial protein codes for MNLKRLSVVTGLFFTMVGSCGATPQATQGVIQFHGSIVESSCASNAAGAVMELKGCSPASRGSQINVRSVQPVSSVTALDHSAVSVKLMADSGAGRRYYDQQYVLVNNAGKQVYSGTYLITLTSP; via the coding sequence ATGAACCTCAAGCGTTTGTCAGTGGTTACAGGGCTCTTTTTCACCATGGTGGGCTCCTGCGGTGCAACGCCGCAAGCGACTCAGGGCGTGATTCAGTTTCATGGCAGCATTGTGGAGTCCAGTTGTGCCAGCAACGCGGCCGGAGCGGTCATGGAGCTTAAAGGGTGTTCACCTGCCAGTCGCGGCAGTCAAATAAATGTACGCAGCGTTCAACCAGTCAGCAGCGTGACGGCGCTCGACCATTCGGCGGTCAGCGTCAAGCTGATGGCCGACAGCGGTGCAGGCAGGCGCTATTACGACCAGCAATACGTGCTGGTGAACAATGCCGGCAAGCAGGTCTACTCCGGAACCTATTTGATTACCCTGACCTCACCCTGA